The genomic region TTCATAGCTGCCTCGAACTTCTCCATTTCAAATTCAGCCAGCATGGTAGGTGACGGGTTGTATCGACCATGGCTGGTGCTCCCCTCTCTTTTCCAACACTGCTTGCATTTTCAGCTTCCACAACTGATAATTTAATCCATAGAATTTGCCACCTCAAACTTTGTAAAAATTGAAGTAGTTATACCGCAAAGTCGAAAAATGTATATCGATGCCGATCTCGTGCTAACAAAGCTTCCCAACCTTAagatctgataccaatttttgTAAAAAATACATCTCACATATAGTATTGTGAGTGAGGGGATGTgtattgtaatttttcttatattagTGAAGTGAACCCCGTGAGATTGCCCCGTGGATATTAACTACCATGCTGAATCACGTAAATCCTATGTCTAcgcatcttcatttttttcttatttgtctTTATTACACGCTTCAATTCCTTACGTACCGGTTATTGCGAGACGTATTTCTGCaatatctctctccctcttcaacAATTCCCACCAACAAAAAACAACATTTATTCCCTATATATTGGTCTCttgaaattgtttaattttttcaCATGAAACGAAAGACCAGAGGGAATCATTGATGGAGAAACCCTTGTAAAATGGCGATCGTCCTGCTCAAAGTAGCCCAAGCAACTAGCTTTTTCCTCCGAATCCTATGAGGAGTGAGTGCCTCTGAGGATGGCTTCATGATTTCGAGAAGTAAAACAAAATGGGATAGCGAGCTCCCAGCTTTCTTCCAAGACACACCATTAGTACTAAACTTGATTGGATTGGTTCACATTAATTAGTACTAAACTTGATTGGATTGGTTCGCATTAATTTGTATGCGATTTCACCATTAGTTGAGGTTGATTCTTAAGGAACACGGATTGAGTTTTTATGATTGACAATATTATTACATCTCAGAtcatcttaataaaaaaaagggaaagcaagCGAGATTACATCACAACAACCATCTAATATATAAATAGATGCATGACAGATTAAGTACTTGTTCATGGTTTAAGTTGTACGATGGAACAAATAGTTTGTATGATCGTCAAGATGAGGAGGAACACCGCAGCACCGACTGAAATTGATGCCCATGGCGTGTTGAAATAGTTCTGCATCAAATTTGCCTTCCATTTATTCCATGATTTATTGTGATAGTTCTCCAAATCCTTGATAACACTAGAGAAAATGGGATTCCTGGGGGAAATACCTTTGCCAATGTTGTTAAATAAGTTCACCGCTTCTTCTGCGCTGCCAAGGATGTTTATAATTATTCCCTTCTGCTGTAGCAACTCGACGTCTTTGACAGCGTCAATGAGACCATCCATGAAGAATGCATAGTTTGTAAAATATTCTATACAATTTTGACCTTGTTCAAAGGCAGTAAGGTTTCTAAGGATGAGTTCTGTGGCATCATTGAGCTCGATAGTTGGGATTGTCAATACTCCATTGTCCATGTCGAAGGTTATGTAGAATAAATACGTCTTTGAATATTGAGAATACTCCCTCTTCCGAAACTTCACACCAGCACTCTTAAGATTTGAGGCACAANNNNNNNNNNNNNNNNNNNNTCAAAACCCAGCTTCAACCGGtgaaactgaaacaaaatcGATATGAGCTTATTGAATCCTCCTGTTTCAGATTGGTTCTTTGTGAGATCGAAATCATACTGGACCATATCTAAACCAAACTAAACttaaaaaatagatcaaaacGATTAAAAACCAATAACAACAcgaaattaatataaaaaaacacTCTTTTTTCGGTTCATGTTTTGATATGGTAAAGAGAAACTAAACTGATAATAAGTAATGAAACCAATGCACGTACCCTTATCGGTTCATGTTTtggtttcactcattctcacattaaaaccaaaccaaaaccgatcgAAAACCactgattgacaccctactCAAATCTTTGGAACGAGATCCTCTCCAGCATGCCAGCTCCTCCAATGTGCATTTGATGGTTAGGAGGC from Macadamia integrifolia cultivar HAES 741 unplaced genomic scaffold, SCU_Mint_v3 scaffold1043, whole genome shotgun sequence harbors:
- the LOC122062464 gene encoding uncharacterized protein LOC122062464; protein product: MDNGVLTIPTIELNDATELILRNLTAFEQGQNCIEYFTNYAFFMDGLIDAVKDVELLQQKGIIINILGSAEEAVNLFNNIGKGISPRNPIFSSVIKDLENYHNKSWNKWKANLMQNYFNTPWASISVGAAVFLLILTIIQTICSIVQLKP